TCATTACTGCCTACATCGCTGAGCTGGAGACGAAGTATGGGGAGCGCGGCCGCGTGCTGATTCGCCCCTCGGGCACCGAGCCGCTGGTGCGCGTGATGATCGAGGGCGAGGATCAGCGCGAGCTGGACCGGGACGCCAAGGCCCTTGCGCAGCTGATGGAGGCGCGCATCGGGGAATAAACAAACGCATAAAAGTGCGCCGCACAGCGTAAAATCGCTGTTAAAGCGGCGCTTTTTTTGCGCGTTCTCCCCCATAGGGCATGGATTTTTTATGGGAAGTGTGTTTTTATAGTAACGTACCCGCGCTTTGGAGAAAAAGCGAAGCATTCTTTTGTGGGAGGGACCATTGTTATGACGAAACAAACGCGCATTGGCATTGTGGGCTACGGCAACCTGGGCCGCGGCGTGGAGCTTGCGGTCGGGCAGAACCCGGATATGACACTTGCCGCAGTCTTTACGCGGCGCGACCCCGGCGCGCTTGCGATCCGCTCGGACGCGGCGGTATGCGCCATCGACGATGCGGAAAACTGGCAGGATAGAATTGACGTGATGATACTCTGCGGCGGCTCCGCCACCGATCTGCCGCAGCAGGGCCCGCGCTTTGCGGCCCTGTTCAACACCATCGATTCCTTTGACACACACGCCAACATACCCGCGTATTTCGACGCGGTGGACAAGGCCGCCCAAGCGGGCGGACATTTGAGCGTGATCTCCGTGGGCTGGGATCCGGGGATGTTCTCCATCAACCGCGCCTACGCCGAGGCGGTGCTGCCCCACGGTGCGACATACACCTTCTGGGGCAAGGGCCTCAGCCAGGGACATTCCGACGCGCTGCGCCGTATCCCGGGCGTGAAGGACGCGGTGCAGTACACCATCCCTGTCAAGAGCGCGCTGGAGGCGGTGCGCGCGGGCGCGCAGCCGGCGCTCACCACGCGCGAGAAACACACACGGGAATGCTACGTGGTGCTGGAGGAGGGCGCGGACCAGGCGCGCGTGCGCGCACAGATCGTCTCCATGCCCAACTACTTTGCCGATTACGATACCACCGTGCACTTTATATCGCAGCAGGAGCTCAGAGAGAATCACCGCTCTATGGCGCACGGCGGCTTTGTGATGCGCAGTGGCACCACGGGACCCAAGGACGAGACGCGCCACCTGATCGAGTATTCCTTAAAGCTGGATTCCAATC
Above is a window of Maliibacterium massiliense DNA encoding:
- a CDS encoding diaminopimelate dehydrogenase — encoded protein: MTKQTRIGIVGYGNLGRGVELAVGQNPDMTLAAVFTRRDPGALAIRSDAAVCAIDDAENWQDRIDVMILCGGSATDLPQQGPRFAALFNTIDSFDTHANIPAYFDAVDKAAQAGGHLSVISVGWDPGMFSINRAYAEAVLPHGATYTFWGKGLSQGHSDALRRIPGVKDAVQYTIPVKSALEAVRAGAQPALTTREKHTRECYVVLEEGADQARVRAQIVSMPNYFADYDTTVHFISQQELRENHRSMAHGGFVMRSGTTGPKDETRHLIEYSLKLDSNPQFTASVLVAYARAAHRLSQEGARGARTVLDIAPAYLSPKSGAELRGMLL